One Festucalex cinctus isolate MCC-2025b chromosome 1, RoL_Fcin_1.0, whole genome shotgun sequence genomic region harbors:
- the LOC144026933 gene encoding tubulin beta-4B chain-like: MREIVHIQAGQCGNQIGAKFWEVISDEHGVDPTGTYHGDSDLQLDRINVYYNEATGGKYVPRAVLVDLEPGTMDAVRAGPFGQIFRPDNFVFGQSGAGNNWAKGHYTEGAEVVDSVLDVVRKESENCDCLQGYQLTHALGGGTGSGMGTLLISKIREEYPDRIMNTFSVVPSPKVSDTVVEPYNATLSIHQLVENTDETYCIDNEALYDICFRTLKLTTPTYGDLNHLVSSTMSGVTTCLRFPGQLNADLRKLAVNMVPFPRLHFFMPGFAPLTSRGSQQYRALTVPELTQQAFDAKNMMAACDPRQGRYLTVATVFRGRMSMKEVDEQMLNVQNKNSSYFVEWIPNNVKTAVCDIPPRGLKMAVTFIGNTTAIQEMFKRISEQFTAMLRRKAFLHWYTGEGMDEMEFTEAESNMNDLVSEYQQYQDATAEDEGEGEEEAEED, encoded by the exons ATGAGGGAAATCGTTCACATCCAGGCGGGCCAGTGTGGTAACCAGATTGGTGCCAAG TTCTGGGAAGTGATCAGTGACGAGCATGGCGTTGACCCTACAGGGACATACCATGGAGACAGTGACCTGCAACTGGACAGGATCAATGTTTATTACAATGAGGCAACAG GAGGTAAATATGTGCCACGTGCTGTTCTTGTGGACTTGGAACCAGGCACCATGGACGCTGTGAGAGCTGGACCCTTTGGACAGATATTCAGACCTGACAATTTTGTGTTTG GTCAGAGCGGTGCTGGTAACAACTGGGCGAAAGGTCACTACACTGAGGGAGCTGAGGTGGTCGACTCGGTCTTGGATGTTGTACGCAAAGAATCGGAGAACTGTGACTGCCTGCAAGGGTACCAGCTTACACACGCACTTGGGGGTGGAACCGGATCGGGCATGGGAACCCTGCTCATCAGCAAAATTCGTGAAGAGTACCCTGATAGGATCATGAATACGTTTAGCGTGGTGCCCTCTCCcaag GTGTCAGACACAGTGGTGGAGCCATACAACGCCACTCTCTCTATCCACCAGCTTGTTGAGAACACAGATGAAACCTACTGCATTGACAATGAGGCTCTATACGACATCTGCTTCCGCACACTCAAACTGACCACGCCCACTTACGGAGACCTGAACCACCTTGTGTCCTCAACCATGAGCGGAGTCACGACGTGTTTGCGCTTCCCAGGTCAGCTCAACGCTGACCTCCGAAAACTGGCTGTCAACATGGTACCTTTCCCTCGATTGCACTTCTTCATGCCCGGCTTTGCCCCCCTAACCAGCAGAGGGAGCCAGCAGTACCGAGCGCTCACTGTACCCGAGCTCACCCAGCAAGCGTTTGATGCCAAGAATATGATGGCGGCATGCGACCCCCGTCAGGGCCGCTACCTCACAGTTGCCACTGTCTTCCGCGGGCGAATGTCCATGAAGGAAGTGGACGAGCAGATGCTCAATGTACAGAACAAGAACAGCAGCTACTTTGTCGAGTGGATCCCCAACAACGTCAAGACCGCCGTCTGTGACATTCCACCCCGTGGTCTCAAAATGGCCGTCACCTTCATTGGCAACACCACAGCCATCCAGGAGATGTTCAAACGTATCTCTGAGCAGTTCACAGCCATGTTGCGCCGAAAGGCCTTTCTGCACTGGTACACGGGTGAAGGTATGGATGAGATGGAGTTCACAGAAGCTGAGAGTAACATGAATGATTTGGTGTCCGAGTATCAGCAGTACCAGGACGCTACTGCTGAGGATGAAGGGGAAGGTGAGGAGGAGGCTGAAGAAGACTAA